Proteins from one Caulobacter sp. X genomic window:
- a CDS encoding carbohydrate kinase family protein — MKTGLTCIGLTTLDVVARAIDALPEGEGTTLIEGIACAPAGTAAGAALVAAKLGMTVRLASAVGDDLIGRFIRMALDEAGIDLTALETLPGLPSSTTVLAVDSAGRRPNFHALGAGMLAKATPEALEAAISARFLHYAGIGGPMLDGGAGADLVKAARAAGATVTCDLISPQSTAMDELKRLLPHVDYFMPSAAEAVFLTGQDDLFAAADLFRELGAGGCVIKNGSCGAVVVLDDVRTTLPAYRIKPVDTTSCGDSYCAGFIAALDRGWTPLDAARFGAATAALVAQGLATLGKLESFEATEAAMGQMTLGEAA, encoded by the coding sequence ATGAAGACCGGTCTGACATGCATTGGCCTGACGACGCTGGACGTGGTGGCGCGAGCCATCGACGCCTTGCCGGAAGGCGAGGGCACTACGCTGATCGAGGGGATCGCCTGCGCGCCGGCCGGCACGGCGGCGGGGGCGGCCTTGGTCGCGGCCAAGCTGGGCATGACGGTGCGCCTCGCCTCGGCCGTAGGCGATGACCTGATCGGTCGCTTCATCCGCATGGCGCTTGACGAGGCCGGAATAGATTTGACCGCGCTGGAGACCCTGCCGGGCCTGCCGAGTTCGACAACGGTGCTGGCGGTCGACTCGGCGGGGCGTCGTCCGAACTTTCACGCTCTGGGGGCGGGCATGCTGGCCAAGGCCACGCCTGAAGCGCTTGAGGCGGCGATCTCGGCGCGTTTCCTGCACTATGCCGGGATCGGCGGCCCGATGCTGGATGGCGGCGCGGGGGCGGACCTCGTCAAGGCCGCGCGCGCGGCGGGCGCGACCGTGACCTGCGACCTGATCTCGCCCCAGAGCACGGCGATGGACGAGCTCAAGCGGCTGCTGCCCCATGTCGACTATTTCATGCCCAGCGCCGCGGAGGCGGTGTTCCTGACGGGGCAGGACGACCTGTTTGCCGCCGCCGATCTATTTCGTGAACTGGGCGCGGGCGGCTGCGTCATCAAGAATGGAAGCTGCGGCGCCGTCGTGGTGCTGGACGACGTCCGAACGACTCTGCCGGCCTATCGGATCAAGCCGGTGGATACGACCAGCTGCGGCGACTCCTATTGCGCGGGCTTCATCGCCGCGCTGGATCGCGGGTGGACGCCGCTGGACGCCGCCCGCTTCGGCGCCGCGACGGCCGCGTTGGTGGCGCAAGGACTGGCTACCCTCGGCAAGCTCGAGAGCTTCGAGGCGACGGAGGCGGCCATGGGCCAGATGACGCTCGGCGAGGCCGCCTGA
- a CDS encoding class II aldolase/adducin family protein, whose product MAAMDEGALRQRMVEVMRAMDDKGLNRGTSGNVSARCGEAMLVTPSGVPAARLTAEQMVLVQPDGSTAPGSLKPSSEWRMHQGLLDRRPDVGAVVHCHSRHATILACANRPIPAVHYMVAVGGGTSVPVAPYATFGSTELAQIVVEALDGRYAALMANHGQIVVAPNLDYALAIAEEIEEQAAVYWGTLAIGGPTLLAEDEMGHILRRFKSYGQGR is encoded by the coding sequence ATGGCCGCGATGGACGAAGGCGCGCTGCGCCAGCGCATGGTCGAGGTCATGCGCGCCATGGACGACAAGGGCCTCAACCGCGGGACCTCGGGCAATGTCTCGGCGCGCTGTGGCGAGGCGATGCTGGTGACGCCCAGCGGCGTGCCCGCCGCCCGCCTGACCGCCGAGCAGATGGTGCTGGTCCAGCCCGACGGATCGACCGCTCCTGGATCCCTCAAGCCGTCCAGTGAATGGCGGATGCACCAGGGCTTGTTGGATCGCAGGCCCGACGTCGGAGCGGTCGTCCACTGCCACTCGCGCCACGCCACCATCCTGGCCTGCGCGAACAGGCCGATCCCGGCGGTGCACTACATGGTCGCCGTCGGCGGCGGAACCAGCGTGCCGGTCGCGCCCTACGCCACCTTCGGCTCGACCGAACTGGCGCAGATCGTCGTCGAGGCGCTGGACGGCCGCTACGCCGCCCTGATGGCCAATCACGGCCAGATTGTCGTCGCCCCCAACCTCGACTACGCCCTGGCCATCGCCGAGGAGATCGAGGAACAGGCCGCCGTCTACTGGGGAACGCTGGCCATCGGCGGCCCAACCCTGCTGGCGGAGGACGAGATGGGCCACATCCTTCGCCGCTTCAAATCGTACGGGCAGGGTCGATGA